One Paracoccus sp. TOH DNA segment encodes these proteins:
- the lspA gene encoding signal peptidase II has protein sequence MNSRVLGGLCAIAAFGLDQGTKALALNTPALERGVEVLPFLNLVRVLNDGVSFGMLGGIVPWWGLIALAGVIVAWLLIWLWRAPDRLTAAALGLIIGGALGNVLDRLRYQAVPDFLDFHYGTYHWPSFNLADVAIFCGAALLFWDSFRSAQNKPERNHREENVTGK, from the coding sequence GCGCGATCGCGGCGTTCGGCCTCGATCAGGGTACCAAGGCGCTTGCGCTGAACACACCGGCGCTTGAGCGCGGCGTCGAGGTTCTACCCTTTCTCAATCTCGTGCGGGTTCTGAACGATGGAGTCAGCTTCGGTATGCTGGGCGGGATCGTGCCTTGGTGGGGTCTCATCGCGCTTGCTGGCGTGATCGTGGCATGGCTGCTGATCTGGTTGTGGCGCGCGCCGGACAGGCTGACGGCTGCCGCTCTCGGTCTGATCATCGGCGGCGCGCTCGGCAATGTCCTCGACCGGCTGCGTTATCAGGCCGTCCCGGATTTTCTGGATTTCCATTACGGAACATACCACTGGCCGTCCTTCAATCTTGCGGATGTGGCGATTTTCTGCGGTGCGGCCCTGCTGTTCTGGGACAGCTTCCGCTCGGCGCAGAACAAGCCCGAACGTAACCACCGAGAAGAAAACGTTACGGGGAAATAA